In Hydrogenovibrio thermophilus, the following are encoded in one genomic region:
- a CDS encoding TniB family NTP-binding protein, protein MSEAEAYNHLHEPIVPLVKTGSKKQRVEYLDQPLWINHHVSNEILKLLNNLINRPQKLRMQSILLIAESNMGKTSLISQFAKMHSDYMVDDEEQQISYAVKPVIIAESPASADEKGLYISILEQFWTAFRPTDTNAKLRHQVMHMMRECHVKMLILDELHNLLGTTPVKQRKMMNIIKSLSNELKIPIVGVGTHDAALVLTTDPQHASRFDTVVIPRWEMDKNFRGLLAAFEKRLPLKKPSHLHSKEKAPLLLAISGGNIGNLHRLLNECCIYAIDNDVEEITVDIINHFKWLKPTDGKRPRELIMQNA, encoded by the coding sequence ATGAGTGAAGCAGAAGCATACAATCACCTACATGAACCAATTGTGCCTTTAGTTAAAACCGGTTCAAAAAAGCAACGCGTAGAATATCTAGACCAACCACTCTGGATTAACCACCATGTCTCAAATGAAATATTAAAGCTACTAAACAATCTGATTAACCGCCCACAAAAACTACGTATGCAAAGCATTCTGCTGATTGCCGAATCCAACATGGGTAAAACCTCTTTGATTAGCCAATTCGCAAAAATGCATTCCGACTACATGGTTGATGATGAAGAACAACAAATCAGTTATGCCGTAAAACCAGTCATTATTGCTGAATCTCCAGCCTCAGCAGATGAAAAAGGGTTGTACATATCCATCCTTGAACAGTTTTGGACAGCATTTAGGCCAACAGATACCAATGCGAAACTAAGGCATCAAGTCATGCATATGATGAGAGAATGCCATGTCAAAATGCTCATCCTTGATGAGCTGCATAACTTGTTAGGCACAACACCTGTCAAACAACGAAAAATGATGAATATCATCAAAAGCCTTAGCAACGAGTTAAAGATTCCAATCGTAGGCGTTGGCACGCATGATGCAGCATTAGTATTAACCACTGACCCTCAACATGCCAGCCGATTTGACACAGTCGTTATTCCTAGATGGGAAATGGATAAGAACTTTCGGGGACTATTAGCTGCTTTCGAAAAACGGCTTCCATTAAAGAAACCATCCCATTTACATAGCAAAGAAAAGGCACCTTTGCTGTTAGCTATATCAGGCGGAAATATTGGAAACCTTCATCGCTTATTGAACGAGTGCTGTATCTATGCCATTGACAACGATGTAGAAGAAATTACGGTAGACATCATTAATCATTTTAAATGGCTAAAGCCGACCGATGGAAAAAGACCTAGAGAACTAATTATGCAAAATGCTTAG
- a CDS encoding DNA-processing protein DprA → MASKNTESLLALRFLKGVGKKYLNQISLSAEIAGISVESAFFSSKLGQGKFDATEVQEAYEKAKEQIRIAEEMGHNIISKLDDVYPDSLKELSDAPPVLFCAGNLSILKENIVTVIGTRSPTEHGKYIAKKVTDWFVENNWVIASGLAKGIDTIAHKSCLERGGKTISVLAHGLEKIYPAENRALAEEIISSNGLLVTEYGYNSYVGKSNFVERDRIQAALAKAVLLVQSGLNGGSLHASRSIINYGRYLVVVGQSKTDVANQEPNIMANELLINGEKSQRLKLLQTDELGLKKVLYLKDKTLFDKVDSIILRGPLYGEYGVESQYLNKELF, encoded by the coding sequence ATGGCTTCAAAAAATACGGAATCCCTCCTCGCATTGCGGTTTTTGAAGGGCGTTGGGAAAAAGTATCTAAATCAGATATCTTTATCGGCTGAGATAGCAGGCATTTCAGTAGAAAGCGCTTTTTTTTCCAGTAAATTGGGGCAAGGTAAATTTGATGCTACTGAAGTGCAAGAGGCTTATGAGAAAGCTAAAGAGCAGATACGTATAGCAGAGGAAATGGGGCACAACATTATATCTAAGCTTGATGATGTGTATCCAGATTCACTGAAAGAGTTGTCAGATGCTCCACCTGTATTATTTTGTGCAGGAAATTTATCTATCCTAAAAGAAAATATTGTCACTGTTATTGGAACGAGGTCTCCTACCGAACATGGGAAATATATTGCAAAAAAAGTGACTGATTGGTTTGTAGAAAATAACTGGGTAATTGCTAGTGGGCTCGCGAAAGGGATAGACACAATTGCGCATAAATCATGCTTAGAACGAGGCGGAAAGACAATTTCAGTGTTAGCTCATGGTTTGGAAAAAATATATCCAGCAGAAAACAGAGCGTTAGCTGAAGAAATTATTTCGTCAAATGGACTTTTAGTAACGGAATACGGGTATAACTCGTATGTTGGCAAATCCAATTTTGTTGAGAGAGATCGTATCCAAGCTGCCCTAGCAAAAGCAGTTCTGCTTGTTCAGTCCGGTTTAAATGGTGGGAGTTTGCATGCCTCAAGATCGATAATTAATTATGGTAGATATTTAGTTGTAGTTGGGCAGTCAAAAACCGATGTTGCTAATCAAGAACCAAATATTATGGCTAATGAATTACTGATAAATGGGGAAAAAAGTCAAAGGTTAAAACTGTTGCAAACTGATGAGTTGGGACTAAAAAAAGTACTTTATTTAAAAGATAAGACACTTTTTGATAAGGTTGATAGCATTATTTTGCGAGGGCCTCTTTATGGTGAGTACGGCGTTGAGTCTCAATATTTGAATAAAGAGCTTTTTTAG
- a CDS encoding HAD-IA family hydrolase, whose product MRSIGAVIFDLDDTLVATSTLEDYRVKGDRQGLDANIHKSVLFKPVKGMLQAIKDRGLPLGLVTNSPRWYAEKLLRYHEIDIFDAVVCYDDVGQVGMKPSPNGIKLALEKLGFEHGDRAVYIGDHDNDFVAAYEAGIKPLAPSWAKRNPISKIPAVIISSSTLIDNLSDYEELKLIADRTAKHKAFDFPKKQMNFMPLNEDGNLVPIEKNKIKLITFGRYFSQKSALTAKLHESHQLSKDIVAKEESETYVIPQYYVNLIARVVEQLPLYLFRGTGKVFDIVTVVPAKKEKNPRLENMLKRVAKLNSSESIFIEDLFEFSKGAPSLKTLGAKANRERALHETLSIKQKHIGLVNGKSILIIDDVITTGATFSHIFSLLEGAGVSFTFGACLAKTVSTYEDAPICPKCGRQMRVRKRKDGSGIHFYGCTGYFEAENKCSHTESIKVKDCPSCGRKMAKQYNSKENKVFLGCEGFRDKTNPCSYVESYR is encoded by the coding sequence ATGAGAAGCATCGGAGCCGTAATATTTGATTTAGATGATACTTTAGTAGCTACTAGCACACTGGAGGACTATAGAGTAAAAGGCGATAGGCAGGGCTTAGATGCAAATATACATAAATCTGTATTATTTAAGCCAGTGAAAGGAATGCTTCAAGCAATAAAAGACCGTGGTTTACCTTTAGGACTGGTCACTAACTCTCCTAGATGGTATGCAGAAAAGTTATTAAGGTATCATGAGATTGATATTTTTGATGCAGTGGTTTGCTATGACGATGTTGGTCAGGTTGGCATGAAACCATCACCTAATGGAATTAAGTTAGCTTTAGAAAAATTAGGTTTTGAGCATGGAGATAGGGCTGTCTATATAGGAGACCACGATAATGACTTCGTGGCCGCTTACGAAGCTGGAATAAAACCCCTGGCCCCTTCATGGGCAAAAAGAAATCCAATTTCAAAAATACCGGCGGTGATTATTAGCTCTTCTACTCTCATTGATAATTTAAGCGATTATGAAGAATTAAAGCTGATTGCCGATAGAACAGCGAAGCACAAGGCGTTTGATTTCCCTAAGAAACAAATGAATTTCATGCCGTTAAATGAAGATGGTAATCTTGTGCCAATTGAAAAAAATAAAATCAAGCTTATTACCTTTGGAAGGTACTTCAGCCAAAAATCAGCCTTAACCGCAAAATTACATGAAAGTCATCAGTTATCAAAGGATATTGTTGCAAAGGAAGAAAGTGAGACATATGTTATTCCTCAATATTATGTGAATTTAATTGCAAGGGTGGTAGAGCAATTACCATTGTATTTGTTCAGGGGAACGGGAAAAGTTTTTGATATAGTTACAGTTGTACCAGCCAAAAAAGAAAAGAATCCTAGGCTTGAAAATATGCTCAAAAGGGTTGCTAAATTGAATAGCTCAGAATCGATTTTTATTGAGGATTTATTTGAGTTTTCGAAAGGTGCACCGAGTTTAAAAACTTTGGGAGCAAAAGCAAATCGAGAAAGAGCACTTCACGAAACGCTAAGCATAAAACAAAAGCATATTGGTTTGGTGAATGGAAAATCTATTCTGATTATTGACGATGTTATTACAACTGGCGCTACATTTAGCCATATATTTTCTCTTCTTGAAGGGGCAGGGGTAAGTTTTACCTTCGGAGCATGTTTAGCAAAGACGGTTAGTACATATGAAGACGCTCCTATTTGTCCGAAGTGCGGCAGGCAGATGCGAGTTAGAAAGCGCAAAGATGGATCTGGTATTCATTTTTATGGTTGTACTGGCTATTTTGAAGCAGAAAATAAGTGTAGTCACACAGAGTCCATAAAGGTTAAAGATTGTCCCAGTTGTGGAAGGAAGATGGCCAAACAATATAACTCAAAAGAAAACAAGGTGTTTCTTGGGTGCGAGGGATTTAGGGACAAAACAAACCCGTGTTCATATGTTGAGAGTTATAGGTAA
- a CDS encoding Wadjet anti-phage system protein JetD domain-containing protein, with protein MRRLIKKAARAIFADGALEPSVEKFSVSLPATKSSLQEYYRLERFADREEYHARLQIYSKVKAIAVDWDLGAGDRGQLARVTLLDPKAVVNILGEELPWEVASRAIAKIESVAREGLPNVDRIVDDWRRGKAPAGVAAERANQLVDSMNIIDAAQKLSEGGQDVLLRKLSARLFHDSKRIEALSRQLAFLLGEPTESEQEDVFARLGLVKHPQPMLLSGPTGCKIQIDGEAIPLAYPYLGVRPDNIRGLICSSDRIRRVLTIENLASFNEAADSSENAKDLLIVYLAGNPTPSFLAAYNRILGSLEPTKILHWGDIDLGGFRIAARLADSVKTMGYTLDLWRMNPLEVVTGQQKTAPQKKIEEVSTICKNYGWSKEAEGLQNSPVFQEQEFIDWVSPND; from the coding sequence ATGCGTCGTCTTATCAAAAAGGCTGCGCGTGCTATTTTCGCAGATGGCGCACTGGAACCATCAGTGGAAAAGTTTTCGGTGAGTTTGCCAGCAACGAAATCGAGCTTGCAGGAGTACTATCGTCTTGAGCGCTTTGCAGATAGAGAGGAGTATCACGCGCGACTTCAGATCTACTCAAAGGTAAAAGCGATAGCGGTAGATTGGGACCTCGGTGCAGGAGATAGAGGCCAGCTTGCTAGAGTAACGCTACTCGACCCTAAAGCAGTAGTGAATATCCTTGGTGAAGAATTACCTTGGGAAGTCGCATCGCGGGCCATTGCAAAAATAGAATCTGTCGCTAGAGAAGGGCTTCCTAATGTTGACCGGATTGTTGATGACTGGCGTCGTGGGAAGGCCCCTGCCGGAGTGGCAGCCGAGCGTGCGAATCAACTGGTCGATAGCATGAATATCATTGATGCGGCGCAGAAACTTTCTGAAGGTGGACAAGATGTTTTGCTCCGGAAGCTGAGCGCCAGACTATTCCACGATAGTAAAAGGATAGAAGCGCTCTCTCGTCAGCTTGCTTTTCTTCTTGGAGAACCTACAGAAAGCGAACAAGAGGATGTTTTTGCAAGGTTGGGTTTGGTAAAACATCCTCAACCTATGCTTCTGAGTGGTCCAACGGGTTGCAAAATTCAAATTGATGGGGAGGCCATTCCACTGGCGTACCCTTATCTAGGCGTCAGGCCGGACAATATTAGAGGTCTGATTTGTTCAAGTGATCGTATTCGGCGTGTTCTTACCATTGAGAATCTTGCTAGCTTCAACGAAGCAGCTGACAGCTCAGAAAACGCGAAGGATTTGCTGATCGTTTATCTTGCTGGTAACCCTACACCATCTTTTCTTGCTGCATACAATCGAATACTTGGATCGTTAGAACCCACGAAAATACTGCACTGGGGCGACATTGACCTAGGAGGGTTTAGGATTGCGGCAAGGTTGGCCGATAGCGTCAAAACTATGGGCTACACTCTTGATCTTTGGCGAATGAATCCCTTAGAGGTAGTTACAGGCCAGCAAAAAACCGCTCCACAAAAGAAAATCGAAGAAGTATCAACAATATGTAAGAACTACGGATGGAGCAAGGAAGCCGAAGGACTGCAGAATTCCCCAGTTTTTCAGGAGCAAGAATTCATCGACTGGGTTTCTCCGAATGATTAA
- a CDS encoding TniQ family protein: MLSPIKVTPFKDELLSSWIVRLALANGTDPLSLSGAIFPSQRVWSRDFDKSLNVEFLKALSNISGIPISALTKLTLENHLSSILTPKSKNNAVWPWVIPLAHRNRVHTNGLHFCPECLREKDVYFKRDWRISWNTCCTDHELNFRLGCPKCNTAFSPHLVTYDKPDFCCCVHCGLDLRAVVQKEVDPEIVYFQGQLNRFLSDNTPEYPWKIKSKTEFFATLNSLTSFIQKTRSSQSKHLFQYLDINDSILNSQTSFSNSSLKERQLTVRCCFRMFSLQLDELIKLLKDAKVFRSSLRPTLHGYSSQTIKTIKQQLPSYKTYEKPNYQKSSQEIHPRSKDEVEKLMDEIRCFL, encoded by the coding sequence ATGCTTAGTCCTATAAAAGTAACTCCATTCAAGGATGAACTACTCAGCTCATGGATTGTTCGACTGGCTTTAGCAAATGGTACTGACCCATTAAGCCTATCTGGAGCTATTTTTCCTTCCCAAAGAGTCTGGTCAAGAGATTTTGATAAATCTCTTAACGTTGAATTCCTTAAAGCTCTGTCTAACATATCAGGCATTCCTATCTCTGCCCTAACCAAACTCACTCTGGAAAACCATCTATCAAGCATTCTTACCCCCAAGTCTAAAAATAATGCCGTCTGGCCATGGGTAATTCCATTAGCTCACCGAAACAGGGTTCACACGAACGGATTACACTTCTGCCCAGAATGCCTAAGAGAAAAAGATGTTTACTTCAAACGAGACTGGAGAATTTCATGGAACACCTGTTGTACGGATCATGAATTAAATTTTCGGCTTGGATGCCCAAAATGCAATACCGCATTTTCTCCGCATTTGGTCACTTATGACAAACCAGATTTTTGTTGCTGTGTTCATTGTGGTTTGGATTTGCGCGCAGTCGTTCAAAAAGAAGTGGATCCCGAAATAGTTTATTTTCAAGGCCAATTAAACCGATTCCTATCAGACAACACACCAGAATATCCATGGAAAATTAAAAGCAAAACCGAATTCTTTGCAACACTAAACAGTCTTACTTCTTTTATTCAAAAAACGAGATCTTCGCAATCAAAACATTTGTTCCAGTACTTAGATATCAACGATTCCATACTGAATAGCCAAACATCTTTCTCAAATTCAAGCCTCAAAGAACGGCAACTCACGGTGCGATGCTGTTTTAGAATGTTTTCTCTACAACTTGATGAACTCATCAAATTGCTGAAAGATGCAAAAGTGTTCCGAAGTAGTTTAAGACCTACTCTTCACGGCTACTCATCTCAAACAATCAAAACCATAAAGCAACAGCTACCTTCATATAAAACATACGAAAAGCCCAACTATCAAAAATCATCTCAAGAAATACACCCTAGAAGCAAAGATGAAGTCGAAAAACTCATGGATGAAATTAGATGTTTTTTGTAA
- a CDS encoding Mu transposase C-terminal domain-containing protein: MGANVQKADRRKIVFKTGEFVSHQNKIYQLTNLINFEEAIGVDIKTGRSERLLIISLEIAKLDDNLERNNGHIHRDLADVSDDNWKEIERRFSLIQPILKNASRSEIELHATQHGTHFTTLYRWVRHYHATGSLLGLLPKKKGINKGTIKTESQVENIISKIVDEYYLSKQRPTIKATLDAIKIACKHQNIEAPSDSTIRRRISTISEYQRLKRRNKKNKAKKYEPAPGSFEATYPLQVVQIDHTPVDLILVDDEYRLPIGRPYITFAICIYSRMIVGYWLSLDAPSTTSVAMCIGNSINPKDELLLLNKVESTWPVWGFMETIHVDNAGEFRSDTLKRSCLIHDINLDFRPINQPQYGSHIERLIGTVMKKVHNLPGTTFSNIEERAEYDSDGNAVFTFDEFDKYILTYITKYYHKNRHSSLGVSPEDKWHQGIFGNLHSEGIGYPPKPNNPDTIYKDFLPIIERTIQSNGVNIDGLNYFDNVLRPFLHAMNEETNKKKKFVFRRDPRDISYIWFYEANNQTYFKIPLANTTIPPMSIWEFREAKKRIQEYGYTFSEHVLLDTLQELNEMAEEAAKKTRKIRRNQQKKQINKTNLQQITPQFQHIQTPDDDELWNDDIPVFN, encoded by the coding sequence ATGGGAGCTAATGTACAAAAAGCAGACAGGCGTAAGATAGTTTTTAAAACAGGTGAATTTGTTTCTCATCAAAACAAAATATACCAGTTAACCAATTTGATAAACTTCGAGGAAGCCATTGGCGTTGACATCAAAACTGGACGCTCAGAACGCTTACTCATCATCTCACTTGAGATTGCAAAACTTGATGATAACCTTGAGCGAAACAACGGACATATTCACAGAGACCTCGCTGATGTCTCTGACGATAACTGGAAAGAAATTGAGCGTAGATTTTCTTTAATACAACCTATTCTCAAAAATGCATCACGCTCAGAAATCGAGCTACATGCGACTCAGCACGGCACTCACTTCACGACACTGTACCGCTGGGTGCGCCATTATCATGCAACTGGTAGTTTGCTTGGCCTGCTCCCAAAGAAGAAGGGAATCAATAAGGGCACCATAAAAACAGAATCTCAAGTAGAAAATATCATCTCTAAAATTGTCGATGAGTACTATCTTTCAAAACAACGGCCGACCATTAAAGCAACTCTTGATGCCATTAAAATAGCTTGTAAACACCAAAACATAGAAGCGCCGAGCGATAGCACAATCAGACGAAGAATCAGTACGATTAGTGAATATCAGCGCCTCAAACGTAGAAATAAAAAAAACAAAGCAAAAAAATATGAGCCTGCTCCAGGTTCCTTTGAGGCAACTTACCCTTTACAGGTTGTTCAAATTGACCATACGCCCGTGGATCTTATTTTAGTAGATGATGAATACAGACTGCCTATCGGAAGGCCCTATATAACATTCGCAATCTGCATTTACAGTCGCATGATTGTAGGATACTGGCTAAGCTTAGATGCTCCAAGCACAACGTCGGTTGCTATGTGTATTGGTAATTCAATCAACCCCAAAGATGAGCTACTTTTATTAAACAAAGTTGAATCAACTTGGCCAGTATGGGGCTTTATGGAGACGATCCATGTCGATAATGCAGGTGAATTCAGGTCTGATACGCTGAAAAGATCATGTTTGATACATGATATTAATTTGGATTTTCGTCCCATTAACCAGCCTCAATATGGCTCCCATATAGAGCGTCTAATCGGGACGGTTATGAAAAAGGTCCATAACTTACCTGGAACTACTTTTTCCAACATAGAGGAAAGAGCAGAGTATGATTCTGATGGTAATGCCGTTTTCACTTTCGATGAGTTTGATAAATATATCCTGACTTACATCACGAAGTATTACCACAAGAATCGTCATTCAAGCCTCGGCGTATCCCCTGAAGACAAATGGCACCAAGGCATATTTGGGAATCTTCATTCTGAAGGAATTGGATATCCTCCTAAGCCGAATAATCCTGACACGATTTATAAAGACTTTCTCCCTATTATCGAGCGAACCATTCAATCCAATGGTGTAAATATTGATGGTTTGAATTACTTCGATAACGTACTACGCCCGTTTCTTCATGCGATGAACGAAGAAACAAACAAAAAGAAAAAGTTTGTTTTCCGACGTGACCCTCGAGACATAAGCTACATCTGGTTTTATGAAGCAAACAATCAAACATACTTCAAAATTCCATTAGCTAACACCACCATTCCTCCTATGAGTATTTGGGAGTTCCGGGAGGCTAAAAAACGAATACAGGAATACGGATATACTTTTTCGGAACATGTGCTTTTAGATACCTTGCAGGAATTAAACGAAATGGCGGAGGAAGCCGCTAAAAAAACTAGAAAGATTCGTAGAAATCAACAAAAGAAACAAATCAACAAGACAAATTTACAGCAAATCACTCCACAATTTCAACATATACAAACGCCAGATGACGACGAACTGTGGAATGATGATATTCCCGTTTTTAACTAA
- a CDS encoding SbcC/MukB-like Walker B domain-containing protein, with amino-acid sequence MKQLKRISLVQFYLHEAVDIEVEGATAFLGPNGSGKSSTLDAIQIAMLGGNQQYIRFNTQSVSAKQRRSLAGYCLGMLRNPEKDSEVIGRARDEARTYIVLVFGNDMETEWVSAGICIEADSETDEHEVKGLFVLPGIALKADDCIVYDGSDQRPIPFADFRENAREQARKSGRTPIFTDKSSEYVQELLYSLNGERMPNSRQFMSSFVKSMTLKNVDSIDQFVRDYVVESNPVDIATFRKQVEQFIALRDLIMRTKARISQLEGIITDFDRAQQAECRIATLEAIKAVFNVEWLGEKIDNIETQIDTLKFQIKTAEGLAAYAKEQRDLKQDEITQLKVRLESDHKEQLRQRLEDQISSQRELITAYQHPEISRANRLISSLRELIDEPSFSAIRSLMSTVVDALVEARGSEDPGSALSKSIWKHDGNLSQIRIFSQSNLTTIQKKQNELTEERDAIRRRISAAAQTGRLLNDGAARLLDILNHAGMEAKPLSALLRISDPSWAPALEAYLGGDRDALIITEGNTREAVKLLRQARQSGIQVSGAAIIQPFHLRNIDTSAKGEEFALGVFETDDETARRFVWQKFGSMRLVDTELELETHPRAITRDGMLSQGGLTKSIRIAPISDLRIGKEVQDTSLLTRHASELQGELEQFEKHRKRVEGLEQALFTNANDDGQGVTEKLAEANEVINLANQKLKSLDVSHLDELKSLLNTAVSKHSEYDKQYTEHDRLAAGLKEQIGQCWERKKQQERQFPAIRQAEHEAVTNALVNKEWLDSMKDEIERAETSYDLRLKEVDRKLDYHTPRLRNAEEKASLELARYVQDERLDVQVADMEWHERYDWVLEEKMKLFDTELHRYEEEAELARQASEETLRSDIAMSLHDRFKEMELERRERNKILESCPSFTGGERYKFTAKVVPQYEALVRYINQIAQDDNNFSLFAENPDEINETLRDLVEAAADSGNASGVLDYRQFYTFDLDILVDGKRVDRMSNRQGAGSNGEHIAPMYVAAGAALAKAYRLHSNKGKQRGIGLICLDEAFHGMDTINAIATARFLQSIGLQLIMAGPELERTKLAPVTQTIYDLDREGLDLQMERTKFKEAANKLMVSDMPDENPEIMKGAYQQLGLEQPTEYALSNDGGQ; translated from the coding sequence ATGAAACAGCTCAAACGCATCTCATTGGTTCAATTCTATCTCCATGAAGCAGTTGATATCGAGGTAGAAGGAGCAACTGCCTTCTTGGGACCAAATGGCTCAGGTAAATCGTCGACACTTGATGCTATACAGATCGCTATGCTTGGAGGCAATCAGCAGTATATCCGGTTTAATACTCAGTCAGTATCAGCGAAGCAGCGGCGTAGCTTAGCTGGATACTGCCTTGGTATGCTTCGCAATCCAGAGAAAGATAGTGAAGTGATTGGACGGGCGCGTGACGAGGCTCGGACCTACATCGTTTTAGTCTTTGGCAACGATATGGAGACTGAATGGGTTTCTGCTGGAATCTGCATTGAAGCTGATTCAGAAACTGATGAGCATGAGGTTAAAGGCCTTTTTGTACTTCCGGGGATAGCTCTGAAGGCTGACGACTGTATTGTTTATGATGGTAGTGATCAGCGCCCTATTCCATTTGCAGACTTTCGAGAAAATGCACGCGAGCAAGCTCGGAAGAGCGGGCGAACTCCTATCTTTACGGATAAGTCGAGTGAATATGTCCAGGAGTTGCTATATTCGCTGAATGGCGAAAGAATGCCCAATTCCCGACAGTTTATGTCGTCTTTTGTGAAGTCGATGACTCTGAAGAATGTCGATTCGATTGATCAATTTGTCCGAGATTACGTCGTTGAATCTAATCCAGTTGATATTGCGACGTTTCGCAAGCAGGTCGAGCAATTTATCGCTTTACGTGATCTGATCATGAGAACAAAGGCAAGAATTTCACAGCTTGAAGGTATCATTACTGACTTTGATAGAGCACAGCAGGCAGAATGTCGAATCGCAACTCTTGAAGCCATAAAGGCGGTCTTCAATGTCGAATGGTTAGGAGAGAAGATTGACAATATTGAAACCCAGATTGATACACTCAAATTCCAGATAAAAACTGCAGAAGGCCTTGCAGCTTATGCGAAGGAACAGCGAGATCTCAAACAAGATGAAATTACCCAACTGAAGGTTCGCTTGGAGAGCGACCACAAAGAGCAACTTCGGCAACGTCTTGAAGATCAGATTAGCTCCCAGCGCGAACTAATCACTGCCTACCAACATCCGGAGATATCTCGGGCCAACCGCCTTATCAGTTCGTTAAGAGAATTGATCGACGAACCGAGTTTTTCTGCTATTCGCAGTCTTATGAGTACAGTGGTTGATGCGTTGGTAGAGGCTCGGGGAAGCGAAGACCCGGGAAGCGCGTTGAGCAAATCAATTTGGAAGCACGACGGAAACCTTTCACAAATTCGCATCTTTTCCCAGTCTAATCTGACTACGATCCAAAAAAAGCAAAATGAACTGACCGAGGAACGTGATGCAATTCGACGTCGGATTTCAGCGGCAGCTCAAACAGGACGCTTGTTGAATGATGGTGCAGCGCGGTTACTAGATATACTTAATCACGCCGGTATGGAGGCTAAGCCTCTGTCGGCGTTACTACGTATTTCGGATCCAAGCTGGGCTCCGGCATTGGAGGCTTATTTAGGTGGCGACCGTGATGCTCTGATTATCACGGAAGGAAATACCCGTGAGGCGGTCAAACTCTTACGCCAGGCGAGGCAGAGTGGCATTCAGGTAAGCGGTGCGGCAATCATCCAGCCATTTCATCTCCGCAATATTGACACTTCCGCTAAAGGTGAGGAATTCGCATTGGGTGTTTTTGAGACAGATGACGAAACGGCGCGCCGTTTCGTTTGGCAGAAGTTCGGAAGCATGCGTTTAGTCGATACGGAACTGGAGCTCGAAACTCATCCAAGAGCAATTACCCGTGACGGAATGCTGAGTCAGGGAGGTTTGACCAAATCCATCCGTATCGCACCTATTAGTGATCTTCGTATAGGTAAGGAAGTCCAGGACACATCTCTGTTAACGAGACATGCATCGGAGCTCCAGGGAGAGCTGGAACAGTTTGAAAAGCACAGGAAACGTGTGGAAGGGCTCGAACAAGCTCTTTTTACCAACGCCAACGATGACGGACAAGGTGTCACTGAGAAACTTGCTGAAGCTAATGAGGTGATTAACCTGGCAAACCAGAAACTCAAGAGTCTAGATGTTTCACACCTAGACGAGTTGAAGTCTCTTCTTAATACTGCTGTCTCGAAACATTCAGAGTATGACAAACAATATACGGAGCACGATCGACTTGCAGCAGGATTAAAAGAGCAAATAGGGCAATGTTGGGAACGGAAAAAGCAACAGGAACGACAGTTCCCAGCAATACGCCAAGCTGAACATGAAGCTGTAACCAACGCTTTGGTCAATAAAGAGTGGCTGGACAGTATGAAAGACGAGATTGAGCGCGCCGAAACCAGCTATGATTTGCGACTTAAAGAGGTGGATAGGAAACTTGACTATCACACTCCTCGCTTGAGGAATGCCGAGGAAAAAGCCTCTCTTGAGCTTGCCCGTTATGTTCAGGACGAGCGTCTAGATGTTCAAGTTGCAGATATGGAATGGCATGAACGTTACGACTGGGTTCTAGAGGAGAAAATGAAGCTTTTTGATACGGAATTGCATCGGTACGAAGAGGAAGCTGAGCTAGCCCGTCAGGCGTCTGAGGAAACGCTGCGCTCGGACATCGCCATGTCTCTCCATGATAGATTCAAAGAAATGGAGTTGGAGCGCCGGGAGAGAAACAAAATACTTGAGTCTTGTCCTTCATTCACTGGCGGAGAACGTTACAAGTTTACGGCTAAGGTTGTGCCACAATATGAAGCATTGGTGCGATATATCAACCAAATTGCTCAAGACGACAACAATTTTTCTTTGTTTGCAGAAAATCCCGATGAGATTAATGAAACACTTCGCGATCTCGTAGAAGCCGCAGCTGACTCAGGTAACGCAAGTGGGGTTCTAGATTATCGACAGTTTTATACTTTTGATTTAGACATCCTAGTCGATGGTAAAAGAGTCGATCGAATGAGTAACCGGCAAGGGGCGGGATCCAATGGTGAACATATAGCACCTATGTATGTTGCTGCGGGCGCAGCTCTTGCAAAGGCTTATCGGCTCCACAGTAACAAAGGGAAGCAACGCGGTATTGGACTTATTTGCCTTGATGAGGCTTTTCATGGCATGGACACAATCAACGCTATAGCTACAGCACGTTTCCTACAAAGCATTGGCTTGCAGCTCATTATGGCGGGGCCGGAGCTTGAACGCACTAAGCTGGCACCTGTAACTCAGACTATCTATGACCTGGATCGAGAAGGTTTGGATCTACAAATGGAACGGACCAAGTTCAAGGAGGCAGCCAACAAGCTGATGGTAAGTGATATGCCTGACGAGAACCCTGAAATTATGAAAGGTGCGTATCAGCAACTCGGACTTGAACAGCCAACAGAATATGCACTTTCCAATGATGGTGGACAATGA